The genomic DNA CCGACCGGATACGCCGTCAGGCGGCGGCCGAGCAGGGCCAGCAGGCCGATCATGACAAGTCCGAGGACGGCCAGCCCGATGCGGTCGGCGAGGGTCTCGGCGTTGGCGATCAGCCCGAACACGGTGTGGGCCGTCAGAGCACCGCAGGCCAGGGCGAGGCTGTGCCGGTCGGTCCATCCGCCACCTGTCGTCCAGCGGCGTACCAGCCACCCGGCGACCACCGCGAGGGCCGCCGCGGCCAGCATCGGCACCGCCACCCAGCCGCCCCGGGTGAAGGCGGGCTGGACGGCCCCGCCGAACGGGTACAGCAGGGCGAGATACCCGAAGGCGGCCAGGCCGCAGGAGACGCCCACGGTCCACGGGCGAGGCGGGAGCCCCCGCGGCGCGGACGGCTCGACGGGGGCCGACGACAGCCGGGGGCCCACACCCAGCGCCACGGCCGCGAGCAGGGCGACGGCCGCCAGGCAACCCGCCACGATCGGGGCCGGCGCCTGGTAACCGGGGTCCATGAAAGCCGCCACGCTCCACCGCAGCAGGACTCCGCCCAGCACGAACGCCGCGGCGGCGACCACGAGACCGGTCCTGCCCAGGTAGGGGCGGCGGCGCAGGCCGGGGAAGAGCAGGTCGGCCAGCAGGATCGGCAGCGCCACGCTGAACACCGCGTGGTAAAGGATGTTGAGCTCGGTGTAGGCGCTGTTCAGGCCGAGAATCCTGGGGGCCCAGTCCGCCACGCCGTACAGGGTGGGACTGCTGAGCGACTGCAGCACCAGGCCCTCCTCGACGATGCCGTAGGCGGCCCCGAGGAGGAGGATCGCGGGCCAGCCGGCGCCGCTCCGCCGTACCAGCTCGCGGACCAGTACGGTGCCCCCGCCGTAGATCGGCACCCACAGGAGCAGCAACCAGGCCTGGCTGAGCGGCGGGTTGCCCAGCGTGAACTCGGCGACGATCGGGGTGATGAGCGCGAGCAGCAGCGCGGCCCACCGGCCGGGCGCCCTGGAATCAGTTGTGGTCATGCGATCAGGGTGACCCGCGGCCGGGGCCCGTCGCCGCTGCCGGAAGGCCGCACCGTGGCAACCCAGGTCGACTCCGATCGGCGACTTTGGTTGCTGCCGGACCGCCCGGGAGGCGGGCTACGATCTGTGGCTGTGTTCCTGGCCAACGTGGAGGAGGTACGGCCCGGCCGGATACGGTCCCGGCGGGACCGGACGGTCGCCGCCGGCGGCTCCGTGCTCGCGCTCGCCGGGGCGGCCGCGGTGGTCTGGGGTGATCTGGCCGGTTCGCCGGTGCCCCACTGGTATCTGGTCGCCGACGTGGTGGGTGGCGCGTCGGCCTGCGCGGCGCTGTGGTTCTGCCGCAGGTGGCCGGTCGCCGCGGGGCTGGCCGTCGTCGCGCTGTCGGTGCCCGCGGCGGCCGCATCGGTGGCGGCCGGGATCGCCACGCTGATCGCGGCCCTGTATCGGCGGCCGCCTGCGGCGATCGCGGTGGGGGCGGCGGGCGTGGCGGCGACGCTGGTCCGGTTCGCCTGGCGGCCGCCCGGCCTGGCGCCCTACCCGGTCTGGGCGCTGGTCGGTGTGCTGATCGGCGGGGCGCTGACCGGCTGGGGCATGCTGGCGCGCACCCGGCGGGAGCTGATGCTGTCGCTGGCGGAACGTGCCCGCAGGGCCGAGGCCGACCAGCGGCTCCGCGCCGAGCAGGCCCGCCGCGCCGAACGCGTCGGCATCGCACGCGAGATGCACGACGTGCTCGCGCACCGGCTGTCGCTGCTGGCGCTGCATGCCGGGGCACTGGAGTTCAACGCGCAGGCGAAGCCCGGTGAGGTCGCCGAGGCCGCAGGAGTGATCCGGTCGAGTGCGCACCTGGCGCTTCAGGATCTGCGGGCGGTCATCTCGGTGCTCCGTGAGGCTCCGGCGTCGGAGGACTACGCGGTGCCGAGTGGCGACCGCGCGGGCCCCGCCGACCTCGCGTCTCTCGTCGAGGAGTCCCGGCGGGCCGGGACCCGGGTCGAGCTGCTCGACCACGGAGTACGGCTCTCCGACCTGCCGGACGCCACCGGCCGCGCCGCCTTCCGCATCGTCCAGGAGGGACTCACCAACGCGCGCAAGCACGCCCCCGGCAGGCCGGTCACCGTGGTCCTCTCGGGTACGGCGGGCGCCGGGCTGACGATCGAGATACGCAATCCGCTGTCCGGCGGAGCCGTCACGCCGGACAGGCCGGGGCCCCC from Streptosporangium sp. NBC_01756 includes the following:
- a CDS encoding sensor histidine kinase yields the protein MFLANVEEVRPGRIRSRRDRTVAAGGSVLALAGAAAVVWGDLAGSPVPHWYLVADVVGGASACAALWFCRRWPVAAGLAVVALSVPAAAASVAAGIATLIAALYRRPPAAIAVGAAGVAATLVRFAWRPPGLAPYPVWALVGVLIGGALTGWGMLARTRRELMLSLAERARRAEADQRLRAEQARRAERVGIAREMHDVLAHRLSLLALHAGALEFNAQAKPGEVAEAAGVIRSSAHLALQDLRAVISVLREAPASEDYAVPSGDRAGPADLASLVEESRRAGTRVELLDHGVRLSDLPDATGRAAFRIVQEGLTNARKHAPGRPVTVVLSGTAGAGLTIEIRNPLSGGAVTPDRPGPPRPPGADIELTGAGAGLAGLTERASLAGGRLEHGHTADDEFRLTAWLPWPT